A segment of the Sphingobacterium oryzagri genome:
GCCCGGCGACTATGTTGCCAAAAATGATAAAAATAATCAACAAGAGTCGTTCGCCGTTGCTCACTTTTGTCGATAGCATAAGCTCTCGAAGAACCAACACGGTCCAAACCAACGATAAGAGCAAGCCTATGCTAATAAAAACATTGGCCCAATAAAAATCGAACAGCTTAAGCATCAGCGCAAGGATATAAAATCCTAAGCTAAAAAAGAAAGCCTGCTTGGTTTGCTGAGACAGATTACGCATAGCACAAAACTACGGAAATCCTGCATAAAAAAGCGCTGGTAAAATGTACCAACGCTTTTTTAATGGGTGTTTCTGCTATACAGCGCGTAGGCTGTCTATGGAAAGATACCAAGTTCTTCGTATGACACGCCGATTTTATTGATCGCACTAATGAAAGCGGCCGTCCGCAAATCGCCCGCGCCTTCCAGCGATACATATATTTCACGGATTTCGCGGTAAGCGCTGATCATTGTGTCTTCCAGACCAGAGTGCACCAAATCGATCTCATCGGGTCCCCGTAAAATTGTTTTGCGCTCCAGATCAGATACGCGTTTACCTGTCATTGATTCAATAATATCGATAAGCTCTTTGTACATGTCGTCGCTGAAACGCTTTTCCAAACGTCCGTAACGCACCCGACTTAAATTTTTCAACCATTCAAAATAAGACACCGTTACACCGCCTGCATTTAAATACACATCAGGAAGCACCAATACACCTTTTTCGTTCAAGATTTCATCGGCATCCGACGTTAGTGGTCCATTTGCCGCTTCGCCTATAATCTTGGCCTGAATCCTATCCGCATTGTCTTTATGAATAACACTTTCCAATGCCGCTGGAATCAAGATATCACAAGGCTGTTCCAGTCCTTCGGATGGATTGGAAAAGTTGGTCGCTCCCGGGAAATTAAGAATACCGCCCGTAGCTTGACGATGCGCTTGCACTGCTTGCAAATCCAACCCGTCCTCGTTATAAATAGCACCATCAAATTCGATCAAACCGACAAGCTTCGCGCCGGCTTCCTGAAAATATTTAGCCGTATGGTAGCCTACATTCCCCAATCCTTGCACAATAACACGTTTGCCAACAACGCCTGTCGTCAACCCCAACTTTTGCATATCTTCTTCGAAAGAACAAGCCTCACGCACGCCGAAGAAAACACCTAGTCCAGTTGCTTCGGTACGGCCACGCACACCGCCCTGCGAAATTGGCTTTCCGGTTACACAGGCTTGCGCATTGATATCGCCCGGATTTAGAGAAGAATACGTATCCAAAATCCAGCTCATCTCACGTGCGCTCGTTCCATAATCAGGAGCAGGCACATCGATGCCCGGACCAATAAAGTTTTTCTTACACAACTCCGAAGTATACCGACGCGTAATCTTTTCCAGCTCAAACGCCGAATATTTTTTTGAATCGATCTTGATACCACCTTTACCACCGCCAAAAGGTACGTTCACGATTGCACACTTATAAGTCATCAATGCCGCAAGCGCCATCACTTCTTCCTGATCAACTTCCATGCTGAAACGAATACCACCTTTGCATGGCAATTTGTGGTGAGAGTGCTGCACGCGATAGGCTTCGATTACCTCAATCTTCTCCCCGATTTTTACGGGAAATTTTACACGAAGAATCGAGTTACAAGCTTTGATCTGATCAAGGATGCCTTTGTCAAACCGTGTCAATTGCGCGGCCTTGTCAAAGTTGCGTTGCACGCTTTCAAAAAAACTATTATTTCCGGAATTTACTATTGCCATAACATTGCTTTTGTATGTTTATGTTGGTTTTTATTTTACTAATTAAATTTATGAAACTTTCACTTTGTTCAAGACTATTTTAAACGCAAAGAAAACATTTACCTTTTTCACGTTTGAACAGCGTTTTTGTTTTAAAATAATTAAAAAACCCACCCATCTGCTGTATCATTAGGTGTAAACCCGCTGATTTCTTACAAAAACAAAAAGGAGACTTTTCAGCCTCCTTTATACTTTTATCAAAAAATCGTCTAGTAAACGTCGATTTCCGGATCGATTTCCTGTTTCCATGCCAATATGCCGCCTTGAAGATTGGCCAGATTATCAAAACCCTTTTGCTCTAAAAGCATCACCGCCTGCGCACTGCGCTTTCCGCTACGGCACTGAATAATAACAGGTTTATCTTTCGCAATTTTGTTTGCTTCAATAACAATCCCTGCTAAAGGTATATTTAATCCATTCAAATTGGATACTTCGTACTCGAAAGGCTCCCGAACGTCGATCAATTGAAAATCTTCGTTGCGATCGATCAAGTCTTTCAACTCTTGAACTGTTACTTCTTTCATATTTTTTTATACTTTTATCAAACTTAGATAAATTTGCGCTGATATGCAATTATAATTGTCTTGCATGCGCGGCAAAATAACGGTATTTCCCTCGAGCTAAAAAGAAGCACATAAGGAATATTTACAAGAAAAAATGGCTATCGTATGCTTCGGCAAAGTAGCCTTATCGTTTAACAAAATTAAAACATGAAAAGCAAATTCGCCTACTTCTCCGTCGCGCTGCTGTTGCCGGCGCTATTTTCTCAGACTGTAGCACAGGCGCAAGTAGCCGATATCCATGATGTGCAGCGGATCGTTGAAACGCTCGCTGCTGATGAGATGCGCGGCCGGGCATCACTCAGTCCTGACATCGCCAAAGCTGCCGATTTTATCGCGGCAGAATTTCGGGAAGCCGGATTAAAACCTTACGCAGAGGAAAATTACAGACAGAGCTTTGCGGTAACCAAAGTAACCAACGGTAAGCAAGTCATAACCCTGGACGACAAGCCGCTAAAAGAGGATCAGTTTATCATTTTAAATAGCGCTCCGGCACTTTCGTGGAACGCACAATCAAATATCGAGCAACTCAGCATCAAAAAAGGCGACGATTTTTCAGAACGCTTTCGGGATATTGTCCGCAACAACCCGAATAACAGCATCGTGTGGATCGATCCATCGTTTGAACCTATGCTCGCGCGATTCAAGAAAATATTATCTCGTGAGAATGTCGTCCCGAAACAGGAAAATGCAAGCGATGGGCCAAGTAAAGTATTTATCTTAAATAAGACTCCCGCAAATAATTTCACGATCGAGGCCAGCACCTCACGTGAAGATTTCCCTTTATTCAATGTTGCAGCAGTTATCCCGGGAAAATCAAAGCCTGAAGAATATGTCATCTTTTCAGGACATTACGATCATATTGGTATTTTAGATGCTGTAGGACAAGATTCTATTGCGAACGGGGCAGATGATGATGCATCGGGCACGACGGCCATGATCGCCTTAGCCAAATATTTTAAGAAAGCAGCCATTAACGAGCGCACGCTGATTTTTGTAGCCTTTACGGCTGAGGAAATCGGGATGTTTGGCTCGAAATACTTTTCCAATCAAATCGATGCGGATAAAGTCGTCGCCATGATCAATATTGAAATGATTGGGAAGGATTCGAAGTTTGGCCCTAACTCGCTGTATGTGACAGGTTACGAAAATTCTAACCTGGCAAAACTTATGCAAGAAAACCTGAAAGGCACCGCATTCAAGTTTTATCCAGATCCGTATCCTCAACAAAATCTCTTTTACCGCAGTGACAACGCCGTGTTAGCCGCTTTGGGTGTACCTGCACACACATTCTCTACTTCGCAAATCGATAAAGACAGTTACTACCACACGGTGAAGGACGAAGTCTCGACGCTTGATGTAAACAATATAAAATCCAGCATTGAAGCGATCGCAAAAGGTGTAGAAGGTATTGTGAAAGGCGAACAAACACCAACGCGTGTAGAAAAGCTAAAATAATACAACAAAGGGCCTGTCTAAAAGACTGGTTAATTTTCCCATTGTGAGAAGAAGGAACGACAACAACCGTCGGGGGCAGCTCCGTAGACAAGCAATCTGACAAAATCAACATATGCAGATTGCTTCGTCATACTTCCTCGCAATGGTGCATTTTAAAAGTAGCTTATTCTATTTTTAAATAGGCTATTGGTTTTATCGCTTTTTAGATCGGTTTTTGCATAACATAGTCGTCGAGCACAAAACCGTGATACGGAATATCGACCTCCTTAACAACTTCAAATCCTTGCTTAAGGTAAAAATAATACGCTTTATTTTTACGATTCACGTTGAGTTCGAGCAGTGCTATCTGCGCTTCACGAGCCTGCGCCAAAGCAAAATCAATAAAATCTCTTCCATAGCCTTTGCCCTGTACCGTTGGGATGAGGTAAAGCTTCTCGATTCTTAAAACAGTTGACGTTTGCTTTTGTAATGCGATAAAGCCGACGGGTTTATCTTCCGCAAATCCCAGATAGAATACCTGTCCTTGCTGCATAGCTTCAAGCAGACCCGCTTGGCTGTAGGATTTATTCAGCATAAAATCGATCTGCTGGGCCGAGAGCACATCGACATAACCCGCGCGCCAACTACGTTGAGCAAGTGCTTCAATAATCGGTCGATCGTTCTCGTTTGCTAATACAATATGCATTAAAGATCCTCCCCTATAGCTATAAATTCGTTTCCGCGAAGCGCCAAACGAAAAAATCCATCGGCAAGCGTTTCGAACAAACCATGATCAAGCTGTTGCAAACCTGCGGTTGTTACAATCGCCCTTTCATCAACATAAATTCTCCGGCCTTTCACCATCCACTTTTCATAGTGCTGCTGTAAAAAAACCGTGCGTCTTCCGGGAGTAAGCAAAACGATATTGATGGCTGCACAAAAGGACAACAATTCCTCGTCAAGCGTATCCGAAATAATATTGACTGCTTTATGATTGGTCTCTATTAAATGCGATAAGGCATCATGCAGGAAACCAACTTTTAAAGGAAAATGTTGGATTTGTTCTTGCGCATAAATAGTCTGCTTTTCGGAAAAAACGACGTCTACCTTGATATCCTCAGCCAGCAGAAAATCTACTGTATAATCGTTGGCAATAATCGTAGGGCTCCACTCCAGCAGCTGCCCTAAACCTTCTGAATCCAAGGCATCCATCGATGCGATGATAAGTGCGGGTTCTTGGTTTTCTCGGACGATATGATGCGATGACATCTTGTTGTTGTACTGCGTAAACGCCTTCTGGCGCAAAAAATATTAAGAATCGGCCAACTGCCTCAGAGCAATGTAAGCCATCAAACCGATACTGGTCTTTAAAGCACGCTCGTCAATATCAAATGTGGGCGTGTGAACGGCCGAGGTGATACCAAGAGATTTATTGCCGGTGCCCAAACGATAGAAACAGGCATTGATTTCCTGCGAATAGTATGAAAAATCTTCGGCAGCCGGCCATACATCAAGCTCGACCACATTTTCTTCGCCCAAATATTCTACGGCATAACTTCTGGACGACTCGGTAATCGTTTTTTCATTGATTAAAAACGGATAGCCTTTACGTACCTCAAAATCGCAAGATGCGCCCATGCTTTCAGCAATACCAACGGCCATTTTCACCATGCGCTCGTGCGCATCAGCTCGCCAGGTTTCATCAAACGTACGGAATGTACCTTCCAAGTAAACTTCGTCTGGAATAACATTTGTGGCTCCGTTGGCCATAATTTTGCCCCAGGACAAAACCGTCGGTGT
Coding sequences within it:
- a CDS encoding Glu/Leu/Phe/Val family dehydrogenase — its product is MAIVNSGNNSFFESVQRNFDKAAQLTRFDKGILDQIKACNSILRVKFPVKIGEKIEVIEAYRVQHSHHKLPCKGGIRFSMEVDQEEVMALAALMTYKCAIVNVPFGGGKGGIKIDSKKYSAFELEKITRRYTSELCKKNFIGPGIDVPAPDYGTSAREMSWILDTYSSLNPGDINAQACVTGKPISQGGVRGRTEATGLGVFFGVREACSFEEDMQKLGLTTGVVGKRVIVQGLGNVGYHTAKYFQEAGAKLVGLIEFDGAIYNEDGLDLQAVQAHRQATGGILNFPGATNFSNPSEGLEQPCDILIPAALESVIHKDNADRIQAKIIGEAANGPLTSDADEILNEKGVLVLPDVYLNAGGVTVSYFEWLKNLSRVRYGRLEKRFSDDMYKELIDIIESMTGKRVSDLERKTILRGPDEIDLVHSGLEDTMISAYREIREIYVSLEGAGDLRTAAFISAINKIGVSYEELGIFP
- a CDS encoding rhodanese-like domain-containing protein, giving the protein MKEVTVQELKDLIDRNEDFQLIDVREPFEYEVSNLNGLNIPLAGIVIEANKIAKDKPVIIQCRSGKRSAQAVMLLEQKGFDNLANLQGGILAWKQEIDPEIDVY
- a CDS encoding M28 family metallopeptidase, translating into MKSKFAYFSVALLLPALFSQTVAQAQVADIHDVQRIVETLAADEMRGRASLSPDIAKAADFIAAEFREAGLKPYAEENYRQSFAVTKVTNGKQVITLDDKPLKEDQFIILNSAPALSWNAQSNIEQLSIKKGDDFSERFRDIVRNNPNNSIVWIDPSFEPMLARFKKILSRENVVPKQENASDGPSKVFILNKTPANNFTIEASTSREDFPLFNVAAVIPGKSKPEEYVIFSGHYDHIGILDAVGQDSIANGADDDASGTTAMIALAKYFKKAAINERTLIFVAFTAEEIGMFGSKYFSNQIDADKVVAMINIEMIGKDSKFGPNSLYVTGYENSNLAKLMQENLKGTAFKFYPDPYPQQNLFYRSDNAVLAALGVPAHTFSTSQIDKDSYYHTVKDEVSTLDVNNIKSSIEAIAKGVEGIVKGEQTPTRVEKLK
- a CDS encoding GNAT family N-acetyltransferase, translating into MHIVLANENDRPIIEALAQRSWRAGYVDVLSAQQIDFMLNKSYSQAGLLEAMQQGQVFYLGFAEDKPVGFIALQKQTSTVLRIEKLYLIPTVQGKGYGRDFIDFALAQAREAQIALLELNVNRKNKAYYFYLKQGFEVVKEVDIPYHGFVLDDYVMQKPI
- a CDS encoding thiamine diphosphokinase gives rise to the protein MSSHHIVRENQEPALIIASMDALDSEGLGQLLEWSPTIIANDYTVDFLLAEDIKVDVVFSEKQTIYAQEQIQHFPLKVGFLHDALSHLIETNHKAVNIISDTLDEELLSFCAAINIVLLTPGRRTVFLQQHYEKWMVKGRRIYVDERAIVTTAGLQQLDHGLFETLADGFFRLALRGNEFIAIGEDL